From one Trifolium pratense cultivar HEN17-A07 linkage group LG1, ARS_RC_1.1, whole genome shotgun sequence genomic stretch:
- the LOC123919152 gene encoding pentatricopeptide repeat-containing protein At2g16880-like, whose protein sequence is MMNPNIGTDGKEQKLIQTITTMLLTNHNNPQQPNLQPFIPHFTLPIIISILSFKPLHSHPKTLISFFKWFQSNAPSSLSHSPKPLLTLLPPLLSRRQFAAAKSLLLDFITSDHPRHTLHHHLIRADHSVPKPLLDTSVSAYVHSQQPELAYQIFNKMKRLHFRPNLLTCNTLLNALVRSNSSHSVNLSRQVFKDAVKLGVQPNINTFNILIYGYCSDNKFDEAFRLIDQMGEYGCCPDNVTYNTVLNVLCKRSQLSKVRDLLHQMKSSGLVPNRNTFNILVHGYCKMKLLKEAAEVIELMTASDMLPDVWTYNTMVRGLCDEGKIDEAVKLRIEMENLGLVPDVVTYNTLIDGCFEHRGCDAAFKLVDEMKLRGVKENAVTHNIMIKWYCKEGKINEASIAMVKMAESGFPPDCFTYNTMINGYCKAGKMGDAFKMMDEMGRKGLKTDTFTLNTILHTLCLEKKLDDAYDLILNARRRGYILDEVTYGTLIMGYFKDEQADRAMKLWGEMKEKGILPTIVTYNTVIRGLCLSGKTDQAVDKLNELLEKGLVPDEATSNIIIHGYCWEGVVEKAFQFHNKMVEHSLKPDIFTCNILLRGLCREGMLEKGLTLFNAWVSKGKPLDTVTYNIIISSYCKEGRLDDAFDLATEMEGKNLEPDRYTYNAIVSGLINAGRTEEAEKWVSELAEKGKDVKTPDISPEVGTSDMMYSEQISSLCTQRKYKEAMKLFQQAEQKGVSLSKYTYIKLMDGLLKRRKSISKAAR, encoded by the coding sequence atgatgaacccaAACATCGGCACCGATGGTAAAGAACAGAAACTAATCCAAACCATAACAACAATGCTATTAACCAATCACAATAATCCACAACAACCTAATCTTCAACCTTTCATCCCTCACTTCACTCTCCCAATCATAATCTCAATCCTTTCATTCAAACCACTTCATTCTCATcccaaaaccctaatttcattcTTCAAATGGTTCCAATCAAACGCACCTTCATCTCTCTCTCATTCCCCTAAACCACTTCTCACTCTCCTCCCTCCACTCCTCTCTCGCCGTCAATTTGCAGCCGCTAAATCCCTCCTTCTTGATTTCATCACTTCCGATCACCCTCGTCATACTCTCCATCACCATCTCATTCGTGCCGATCATTCTGTCCCGAAACCACTTCTTGATACTTCAGTATCTGCTTATGTTCACTCTCAACAGCCTGAACTTGCTTATCAGATTTTCAACAAAATGAAACGCCTTCATTTTCGACCGAATTTGCTTACTTGTAATACTCTGCTCAATGCTCTTGTTAGGTCTAATTCTTCTCATTCTGTTAATTTATCAAGACAGGTTTTTAAGGATGCAGTTAAGCTTGGTGTTCAACCTAATATTAatacttttaatattttgatttatgGTTATTGTTCTGATAATAAATTTGATGAAGCGTTTCGGTTGATTGATCAAATGGGGGAATATGGTTGTTGTCCTGATAATGTTACTTATAATACTGTTTTGAATGTTTTGTGTAAGAGAAGTCAGTTGAGTAAAGTTAGGGATTTGTTGCATCAAATGAAGAGTAGTGGTCTTGTTCCTAATAGGAatacttttaatattttggTTCATGGGTATTGTAAGATGAAATTGTTGAAAGAAGCTGCTGAGGTTATTGAATTGATGACTGCGAGTGATATGTTACCTGATGTTTGGACTTATAATACTATGGTTAGAGGTTTGTGTGATGAGGGTAAGATTGATGAGGCTGTTAAGCTTAGAATTGAGATGGAGAATTTGGGATTGGTTCCTGATGTTGTTACTTATAATACTTTGATTGATGGGTGTTTTGAGCATCGGGGTTGTGATGCGGCATTTAAGTTGGTAGATGAAATGAAGTTGAGGGGAGTCAAGGAGAATGCTGTGACTCATAATATAATGATTAAGTGGTATTGTAAGGAAGGTAAGATTAATGAGGCGAGCATTGCAATGGTGAAGATGGCGGAAAGTGGGTTTCCTCCGGATTGTTTTACTTATAACACGATGATTAATGGTTATTGTAAAGCTGGAAAAATGGGAGATGCTTTTAAGATGATGGATGAGATGGGAAGGAAGGGTTTGAAAACAGATACTTTTACTCTTAACACCATATTGCACACTTTGTGCTTGGAGAAGAAGCTAGATGATGCATACGATCTGATCCTAAATGCAAGGAGGCGAGGTTATATTCTTGATGAGGTAACTTACGGAACTCTAATCATGGGGTATTTCAAGGATGAACAAGCAGATAGGGCAATGAAGCTTTGGGGTGAGATGAAGGAAAAAGGGATTCTTCCCACTATTGTCACTTATAACACTGTAATCAGAGGGCTGTGTCTGTCTGGGAAAACTGATCAAGCTGTAGATAAATTGAACGAGCTTTTAGAGAAGGGTTTGGTCCCCGATGAAGCTACTAGTAACATAATTATTCATGGTTACTGCTGGGAGGGAGTGGTAGAGAAAGCATTTCAGTTCCATAACAAAATGGTAGAACACTCTTTGAAACCAGATATTTTCACATGTAATATTCTTCTCCGAGGACTTTGCAGAGAGGGTATGTTGGAGAAAGGTCTTACCCTATTTAACGCATGGGTCTCTAAAGGGAAGCCCCTTGACACTGTTACCTATAACATTATAATATCCTCGTATTGCAAAGAAGGCAGACTTGATGATGCTTTTGACCTTGCGACTGAAATGGAGGGGAAAAATTTAGAGCCTGACCGGTATACCTACAATGCTATTGTGAGTGGGCTTATTAATGCTGGTAGAACCGAGGAAGCAGAGAAATGGGTGTCGGAACTTGCAGAGAAAGGGAAAGATGTGAAAACTCCAGACATTTCTCCAGAGGTTGGTACAAGTGATATGATGTACTCAGAGCAAATAAGTAGTTTGTGTACTCAGAGGAAGTACAAAGAAGCAATGAAACTGTTTCAACAGGCAGAGCAGAAAGGAGTCAGTTTAAgtaaatatacatatataaagcTAATGGATGGACTTTTAAAGAGGCGAAAAAGCATATCAAAGGCTGCCAGATAA
- the LOC123919289 gene encoding tetraspanin-6-like gives MYRFSNTVIGFLNLLTLLASIPIIGAGLWMARSSTTCANFLQTPLLVIGFIVLVISLAGFIGACFHVACALWLYLVIMLIIIIALFGLTIFGFGVTSKGGGVEVPGRSYSEYHLMNYSPWLKKRIENPKYWNTLKNCILGSKTCDKLASWTPLDYMQNDMSPIQSGCCKPPTACNYNMDSVMLTQDSDCYKWNNAPTLLCYECDSCKAGVLEDIRRNWHKLSVLIVCMLVLLIGIYSIGCCAFRNARRAETDYPYGENRMTKVRPRWDYHWWRWLHDRKEQLY, from the exons ATGTATAGGTTCAGCAACACAGTGATAGGGTTCTTAAACTTGTTAACACTATTAGCATCCATACCAATAATTGGAGCAGGATTATGGATGGCAAGAAGTAGCACAACTTGTGCAAATTTTCTTCAAACACCACTTCTTGTAATAGGTTTTATTGTACTTGTGATATCATTAGCTGGTTTCATTGGTGCTTGTTTTCATGTGGCATGTGCACTATGGTTATACTTGGTGATTATGTTGATCATAATAATAGCACTATTTGGTTTGACTATATTTGGTTTTGGTGTGACTAGTAAAGGTGGGGGTGTAGAAGTGCCTGGTAGATCTTATAGTGAATATCATCTTATGAATTATTCACCTTGGTTGAAGAAAAGAATAGAAAATCCTAAGTATTGGAATACTTTAAAGAATTGCATTTTGGGGTCTAAAACTTGTGACAAACTTGCATCTTGGACACCTTTGGATTATATGCAGAATGATATGTCTCCAATACag TCAGGATGTTGTAAGCCACCAACTGCTTGCAATTACAACATGGATTCAGTGATGCTAACACAAGATTCAGATTGTTACAAATGGAACAATGCACCAACATTGCTATGTTATGAGTGTGATTCATGCAAAGCTGGTGTACTTGAAGACATAAGGAGAAATTGGCATAAGCTATCAGTTCTCATTGTTTGCATGCTTGTTCTTCTTATAGGAATTTATTCAATTGGGTGTTGTGCTTTTAgaaatgcaagaagagctgaaacTGATTATCCATATGGTGAAAACCGGATGACCAAAGTTCGACCCAGATGGGATTACCATTG GTGGAGATGGTTGCATGACAGAAAAGAACAACTTTATTAG
- the LOC123919257 gene encoding serine carboxypeptidase-like 27, which translates to MGYSIFYVVLFLSIVCVGISLAFNIEDQKRDKIGWLPGQPNMNVEFEQYSGYVTVNEKSERALFYWLIEAPLNRGPNSRPLVLWLNGGPGCSSIAYGASEEIGPFHIKSDGKTLFLNPYAWNNLANLLFLDSPAGVGFSYCNKSTDLYTFGDKKTAEDAYIFLVNWFERFPQYKHREFYIAGESYAGHYVPQLAQLVYRRNKGINNPDINFKGFLVGNGVTDDYHDYVGTFEYWWTHGLISDSTYRNLRIACDFGSSQHPSVQCMQATRLAVAEQGNIDPYSIYTLPCNNTGSLGRSLNGRYPWMSRAYDPCTERYSDLYYNRPEVQKALHANVTGIPYIWKTCSDVVGNYWTDSPLSMLPIYRELINAGLKIWVFSGDTDAVVPVAATRYSIDALKLPTIINWYPWYDSGKVGGWSQVYKGLTLVTVRGAGHEVPLHKPREAFILFRSFLENKYMPSS; encoded by the exons ATGGGTTATTCTATATTctatgttgttttgtttttatcaattGTTTGTGTTGGAATTTCATTGGCTTTTAacatagaagatcaaaagagagaCAAGATTGGTTGGTTACCAGGACAACCAAATatgaatgttgaatttgaacAGTATTCAGGTTATGTGACTGTGAATGAAAAGAGTGAAAGAGCATTGTTTTATTGGTTGATTGAAGCACCACTGAATCGTGGACCTAATTCTAGGCCACTAGTTTTATGGCTTAATGGTGGTCCTGGTTGTTCTTCCATTGCTTATGGTGCTTCTGAAGAAATTGGTCCTTTTCATATTAAGTCTGATGGCAAAACACTTTTCTTGAATCCTTATGCTTGGAATAATT TGGCAAATTTATTGTTCCTTGATTCTCCTGCTGGTGTTGGTTTTTCTTATTGTAATAAATCAACAGATCTGTATACATTTGGTGACAAAAAAACAG CTGaggatgcatatatttttctagttAATTGGTTTGAAAGATTTCCTCAGTATAAGCATAGAGAATTCTACATTGCTGGGGAAAGTTATGCAG GTCATTATGTTCCTCAGTTGGCTCAGCTTGTTTACCGGAGAAATAAAGGAATCAATAATCCAGATATCAATTTTAAGGGATTTCTG GTTGGAAATGGTGTTACTGATGATTATCATGATTATGTTGGGACATTTGAGTACTGGTGGACACATGGTTTGATTTCAGATTCAACATATAGGAATCTAAGAATTGCATGTGACTTTGGATCATCTCAGCATCCATCAGTGCAATGTATGCAGGCTACTAGACTTGCAGTTGCTGAGCAAGGAAACATTGACCCATATAGCATTTATACACTGCCTTGTAACAATACCGGATCGCTCGGACGCAGCTTGAACGGTCGTTAT CCATGGATGTCTAGAGCGTATGATCCGTGTACCGAAAGGTATTCTGATTTGTATTACAATCGTCCGGAAGTTCAAAAGGCACTTCATGCCAATGTAACTGGTATTCCATATATATGGAAGACATGCAg TGATGTTGTTGGGAATTATTGGACTGATTCTCCACTGTCTATGCTTCCTATATATCGAGAACTTATTAATGCCGGTCTAAAGATATGGGTATTCAG TGGAGACACCGATGCTGTAGTTCCCGTCGCCGCAACTCGATACTCTATTGATGCCTTGAAGCTTCCAACCATCATCAACTGGTACCCTTGGTATGACAGTGGCAAG gttggTGGATGGAGTCAAGTTTATAAAGGGCTCACATTGGTTACAGTAAGAGGTGCAGGACACGAGGTTCCTCTTCATAAGCCTCGCGAAGCATTTATTCTTTTTAGATCATTCTTGGAGAACAAGTACATGCCATCAAGCTAA
- the LOC123919214 gene encoding uncharacterized protein LOC123919214: MVELVEIEKGTSRKTVAAAKNTDKTQLLKRKNKIRKKAAKYDIALSESEMESLKVVTLKPIEATPSSFKDYGQVIEPSPDDQRFGPHDAQLDLTQGIPRLYIMHLQNCPLKFSSIAHHANVTQCLGAVGGNVWYLGVAKPSVVDSNEIKDDSGKTIVKSRSGHFYVPPAIEDVQVFKVSGPKFLKLSRGTWHAGPLFTTDAMDFYNLELTNTNANDFTTHNFKKNNGVAFSIEE, from the exons ATGGTGGAGttagttgaaattgaaaaaggGACGAGCAGAAAGACTGTTGCCGCTGCCAAAAATACCGATAAAACacaacttttgaaaa gaaaaaataaaataagaaagaaagcAGCAAAGTATGATATAGCATTATCTGAATCGGAAATGGAGAGCCTGAAAGTGGTGACTTTGAAGCCAATCGAAGCAACTCCGTCATCTTTCAAAGACTATGGTCAGGTCATCGAGCCTTCACCAGACGATCAGAGGTTTGGTCCCCATGATGCTCAACTTGACCTCACTCAAGGAATTCCCAG GTTATATATTATGCATCTTCAAAATTGTCCACTTAAGTTTTCTAGTATCGCACATCATGCAAATGTGACTCAGTGCCTCGGCGCCGTTGGTGGTAATGTTTGGTATCTTGGAGTGGCTAAGCCATCTGTTGTTGATTCAAATGAAATCAAGGATGACTCAGGCAAGACGATTGTGAAGTCACGCAGTGGTCATTTTTATGTGCCTCCTGCCATTGAGGATGTCCAAGTTTTCAAGGTTTCAGGTCCCAAGTTTCTTAAGCTTAGCCGTGGGACATGGCATGCCGGTCCTCTATTTACAACCGACGCGATGGACTTTTACAATCTAGAACTCACCAATACAAAT GCAAATGATTTTACCACACACAACTTTAAGAAGAACAATGGAGTGGCTTTTTCAATTGAGGAGTAA
- the LOC123919273 gene encoding serine carboxypeptidase-like 27, giving the protein MSYSISIFYVVLFLSIFCVEISLASNIEDQKRDKIGWLPGQPKNVGFEQYSGYVTVNEKRGRALFYWLIEAPLSREPDSRPLVLWLNGGPGCSSIAYGASEEIGPFRIRPHGKSLYLNPYAWNNLANLLFLDSPVGVGFSYCNKSADMHKFGDQKTAEDAYIFLVNWFERFPQYKNREFYIAGESYAGHYVPQLAQLVYRRNKGMNNPVINFKGFMVGNGVTDDYHDYVGTFEYWWTHGLISDSTYRMLNTDCDFTSIQHPSVQCWQALKVADTEQGDIDEYSINTPLCNDTASLRNGLNRRYPWMYRAYDPCTERYSDVYFNRPEVQKALHANVTGIPYDWKACSGIVWNYWTDSPLSMLPIYQELINAGLRIWVFSGDTDAVIPLTATRYSIGALKLPTIINWYPWYDNGKVCGWSQVYKGLILVTVRDAGHEVPLHKPREAFVLFRSFLENKYMPSSS; this is encoded by the exons ATGAGTTATTCCATTTCCATATTctatgttgttttgtttttgtccaTTTTCTGTGTGGAAATTTCATTGGCTTCTAACATAGAAGATCAAAAAAGAGACAAGATTGGTTGGTTACCAGGACAACCAAAGAATGTTGGGTTTGAACAGTATTCAGGTTATGTGACTGTGAATGAGAAGAGAGGAAGAGCATTGTTTTATTGGTTGATTGAAGCACCACTGAGTCGTGAACCCGATTCAAGGCCACTGGTTTTATGGCTTAATGGCGGTCCTGGTTGTTCTTCTATTGCTTATGGCGCTTCCGAAGAAATTGGCCCTTTTCGTATTAGGCCTCATGGCAAGTCACTTTACTTGAATCCTTATGCTTGGAACAATT TGGCAAACTTACTATTCCTTGATTCTCCTGTTGGTGTTGGTTTTTCTTATTGTAATAAATCAGCAGATATGCACAAATTTGGTGACCAGAAAACAG CTGaggatgcatatatttttctagttAATTGGTTTGAAAGATTTCCTCAGTATAAGAATAGAGAATTCTACATTGCCGGGGAAAGTTATGCAG GTCATTATGTTCCTCAGTTAGCTCAACTTGTTTACCGGAGAAATAAAGGAATGAATAATCCAGTTATCAATTTTAAGGGATTTATG GTTGGAAATGGTGTTACCGATGATTATCATGATTATGTTGGGACATTTGAGTACTGGTGGACACATGGTTTGATTTCAGATTCGACATATAGAATGCTAAACACCGACTGTGATTTTACGTCCATTCAGCATCCATCAGTACAATGTTGGCAGGCTCTTAAAGTTGCAGATACTGAGCAAGGAGACATTGATGAATACAGCATTAATACACCTCTTTGTAACGATACTGCATCGCTCAGAAATGGCTTGAATCGTCGTTAT CCATGGATGTATAGAGCATATGATCCATGTACTGAAAGGTATTCTGATGTGTATTTCAATCGTCCAGAAGTTCAGAAGGCACTTCATGCAAATGTAACTGGGATTCCATATGACTGGAAGGCATGCAG TGGTATTGTTTGGAATTATTGGACTGATTCCCCATTGTCTATGCTTCCTATATATCAAGAACTTATTAATGCTGGTCTACGGATATGGGTATTCAG CGGAGACACTGATGCTGTAATTCCACTGACTGCAACTCGATATTCTATTGGTGCGTTGAAGCTACCGACCATAATCAATTGGTACCCTTGGTATGATAATGGCAAG GTTTGTGGATGGAGTCAAGTTTATAAAGGGTTAATATTGGTGACAGTAAGAGATGCTGGACATGAGGTTCCTCTTCATAAGCCTCGTGAGGCATTTGTTCTTTTTAGATCATTCTTGGAGAACAAGTATATGCCATCATCAAGTTAG